One window of the Fusobacterium animalis 7_1 genome contains the following:
- a CDS encoding TIM barrel protein: MYKLLNMADFCSNEELEKDMQYFSEKYGFDGFELIKFFNGNNSPLKKYIKGYHMRFFPSWMELYLEDFNSLYAELKDKKYFKSLCGGHSKKELIEYYKRELKIAKELEVEYVVFHACNVKVTEAMTYDFKYSDREVLDAVISIINEIFEDGEYDFKLLFENLWWSGLRLTNKEEIEYLLNGVKYKNVGFILDTGHMINNNRDIKNSKEGIEYIKRNIENIGEYKNLIYGMHLNYSLSGEYVNKAIKENKEKNLSIEEIMNNVYQHVGSIDYHDPFEDKEIIKVINSLPIKYLVFELIGNTREELEDKIQRQWKIFE; the protein is encoded by the coding sequence ATGTATAAATTATTAAATATGGCAGATTTTTGTTCAAATGAAGAACTTGAAAAGGATATGCAATATTTTTCAGAAAAATATGGTTTTGATGGATTTGAGTTGATTAAATTTTTTAATGGAAATAATAGTCCTTTAAAAAAATATATAAAAGGTTACCATATGAGGTTTTTTCCATCTTGGATGGAACTATATTTAGAAGATTTCAATTCTTTATATGCTGAACTTAAAGATAAAAAATATTTTAAATCTCTTTGTGGAGGACATAGTAAAAAAGAACTAATTGAATACTATAAAAGAGAGTTAAAAATTGCAAAGGAATTGGAAGTTGAATATGTAGTTTTCCATGCTTGTAATGTAAAGGTTACAGAAGCAATGACTTATGATTTTAAATATTCTGATAGGGAAGTTTTAGATGCAGTAATTTCAATAATCAATGAAATTTTTGAAGATGGAGAATATGATTTTAAACTTCTATTTGAAAATTTATGGTGGTCAGGACTTAGACTTACAAATAAAGAAGAAATTGAGTACCTTTTAAATGGAGTAAAATATAAAAATGTTGGCTTTATTTTAGATACTGGGCATATGATAAACAATAATAGAGATATTAAAAATTCAAAAGAAGGAATAGAATATATTAAAAGGAATATAGAAAACATAGGAGAGTATAAAAACTTAATATATGGAATGCACCTTAATTATTCATTATCAGGAGAATATGTAAATAAGGCTATAAAAGAAAATAAAGAAAAAAATTTAAGTATAGAAGAGATAATGAATAATGTCTATCAGCATGTAGGTTCTATTGATTATCATGACCCTTTTGAAGATAAAGAAATTATTAAAGTTATAAATTCACTTCCAATAAAATATCTTGTCTTTGAGTTGATAGGAAATACAAGAGAAGAGTTGGAAGATAAAATTCAAAGACAGTGGAAAATATTTGAATAA
- a CDS encoding ABC transporter substrate-binding protein — MKKLFLFLILLLSFTIVNAKGVQTKKYNHIVSLTLSGDEMLLGLVTENRIAGLSGKINQDKEISNIVDKAKKFPKVEGNEEVLISLEPDLIIAADWLSKRTDDIGAMTGAKVYIYKTPSSYEEQKKLIRDLANLVEERENGEKIIKNMDNRLKALQNKIAKNYKGAKPKILLYTSFGTTSGKNTTFNDMVKLINGVNIVAEAGIDRFKDISKEKVIELNPDIIIVPIAKKYDNINKISKLFFEDPSFRNVKAIKNKKVYFMQYKDITPTSQYMINSIEELAKVVYQFKE; from the coding sequence TTGAAAAAGTTATTTTTATTTCTAATTTTGTTATTATCTTTTACTATTGTAAATGCTAAGGGGGTACAGACTAAAAAATATAATCATATTGTATCTTTAACTTTAAGTGGAGACGAAATGCTATTGGGGCTTGTTACTGAAAATAGAATAGCAGGTTTAAGTGGGAAAATCAATCAAGATAAAGAAATTTCCAATATTGTGGATAAGGCTAAAAAATTTCCAAAAGTTGAAGGTAATGAAGAAGTTTTAATATCCCTAGAGCCAGATTTAATAATAGCTGCTGATTGGTTATCAAAAAGAACAGATGATATAGGTGCTATGACAGGAGCAAAGGTATATATTTATAAGACACCAAGCAGTTATGAAGAGCAAAAGAAATTAATTAGAGATTTAGCAAATTTAGTGGAAGAAAGAGAAAATGGTGAAAAGATAATAAAAAATATGGACAATAGGTTAAAGGCTTTGCAAAATAAGATAGCAAAAAATTATAAAGGAGCAAAACCTAAAATTCTATTATATACTTCATTTGGTACAACAAGTGGTAAAAATACAACTTTTAATGATATGGTAAAATTAATAAATGGAGTTAATATTGTTGCAGAAGCAGGAATTGACAGATTTAAAGATATTTCAAAAGAAAAAGTAATAGAATTAAATCCTGATATTATAATAGTACCAATAGCTAAAAAATATGATAATATAAATAAAATTTCAAAATTATTTTTTGAAGACCCTAGCTTTAGAAATGTAAAAGCTATAAAAAATAAGAAGGTTTATTTTATGCAGTATAAGGATATTACACCTACTTCTCAATATATGATAAATAGTATAGAAGAATTGGCAAAAGTTGTATATCAGTTCAAGGAGTAA
- a CDS encoding type I CRISPR-associated protein Cas7: MKMEKRIYGILGISSIMSNWNADFSGEPKSISNGRIFGSDKAFKYPMKKMWENQGEKVLYIKSLKVDKGALIPKTLKERYEQLFPEKKLDKNIETIEVIKNLFKAIDVKNFGATFAEEGNNISITGAVQIGQGFNFYDESNTEVQDILSPFRDPKGKVNKETKENEDAKNSTLGTKIVSDEAHYFYPFNINPLAYKEFIELEITDGYTEEDYLKFKEAALSSATSFATNSKVGCDNEFGLFIETEEDFYLPILTQYVKFEKGEEKNKITLNLSTILKGVENHIKNIEIYYNPVTTEIVTDISNYKLINILTKKEV; encoded by the coding sequence ATGAAAATGGAAAAAAGAATTTATGGAATTTTAGGAATATCATCTATTATGTCTAATTGGAATGCAGATTTCAGTGGAGAACCTAAGTCAATTTCTAATGGAAGAATATTTGGAAGTGACAAGGCATTTAAGTATCCTATGAAAAAAATGTGGGAAAATCAAGGAGAAAAAGTTCTATATATAAAATCTTTAAAAGTTGATAAAGGAGCTTTAATTCCTAAAACTTTAAAGGAAAGATATGAACAATTATTTCCAGAAAAAAAACTTGATAAAAATATAGAAACAATAGAAGTTATTAAGAACTTATTTAAAGCCATAGATGTAAAAAATTTTGGAGCAACATTTGCAGAAGAAGGAAATAATATTTCTATCACAGGAGCAGTTCAAATAGGACAAGGTTTTAATTTCTATGATGAAAGTAACACAGAAGTTCAAGATATTCTATCTCCATTTAGAGATCCAAAAGGAAAAGTCAATAAAGAAACAAAAGAAAATGAAGATGCAAAGAACTCTACTTTGGGAACTAAAATAGTTAGTGATGAAGCACACTATTTTTATCCTTTTAATATAAATCCTTTGGCATATAAAGAATTTATAGAATTAGAAATAACTGATGGATATACAGAAGAAGATTATTTGAAATTTAAAGAAGCAGCTTTATCATCAGCAACTTCTTTTGCAACAAATTCAAAAGTTGGTTGTGATAATGAATTTGGACTATTTATTGAAACAGAAGAAGATTTTTATTTACCAATTTTAACTCAATATGTAAAATTTGAAAAAGGAGAAGAAAAAAATAAAATAACTCTTAATTTAAGCACTATATTAAAAGGAGTAGAAAATCATATCAAAAATATAGAAATATACTATAACCCAGTAACTACTGAAATTGTAACTGATATTTCTAACTATAAGTTGATAAATATTTTAACTAAGAAAGAGGTATAA
- a CDS encoding tetratricopeptide repeat protein — protein MDEKFWEQINTFGENGEFYKIVKEIKKLPEEKLNIELINALGRAYMNLGDYENALDTYLSYIGKNKEDVTNADIWIYSECGWLCNEVGDYERGLKYLLEAEKLGRDDEWLNTEVGQCLGRLGRAEEGIARLKKSLKLIETEAPENINEKIFINSEIGYLYGFLEIPEEALKYFYRTKDLGRNDEWLYVHLWFNLERFKGKEEALKYFENEVKDNDKNAALWASLGQVYMNFLENYEEAEKAFKKAFELSGDGLYLYNRGIALRMLGRYEEAIEILLQSRKISVQEGDVTDGEDSELVRCYVALKDKENARKYLESAKEGVKNIPEEHVNEFKNTLKELEDSIAKI, from the coding sequence ATGGATGAAAAATTTTGGGAACAAATAAATACTTTTGGAGAAAATGGAGAATTTTATAAAATTGTTAAAGAAATTAAAAAACTTCCAGAAGAAAAACTTAATATAGAATTGATTAATGCATTAGGTAGAGCCTATATGAATTTAGGAGATTATGAAAATGCTCTTGATACATATTTGTCTTATATAGGAAAAAATAAAGAAGATGTTACAAATGCAGATATATGGATTTATTCTGAATGTGGTTGGCTATGTAATGAAGTTGGAGATTATGAACGAGGACTTAAATATTTATTAGAAGCTGAAAAATTAGGTAGAGATGATGAGTGGCTTAATACTGAGGTAGGGCAATGCTTAGGAAGGCTTGGAAGAGCAGAGGAAGGTATAGCAAGACTTAAAAAATCATTGAAACTAATTGAAACAGAAGCACCAGAAAATATTAATGAAAAGATTTTTATCAATTCTGAAATAGGATACCTTTATGGATTCTTAGAAATTCCAGAAGAAGCCTTAAAGTATTTTTATAGAACAAAGGACTTAGGAAGAAATGATGAATGGTTATATGTGCATCTTTGGTTCAATTTAGAAAGATTTAAAGGGAAAGAAGAAGCCTTAAAATATTTTGAAAATGAAGTGAAAGATAATGATAAAAATGCTGCTCTTTGGGCATCATTAGGGCAAGTATATATGAATTTCTTAGAAAATTATGAAGAAGCTGAAAAAGCATTTAAAAAGGCTTTTGAACTTAGTGGAGATGGATTATATCTATATAATAGAGGAATAGCTTTGAGAATGCTTGGAAGATATGAAGAAGCAATAGAAATTCTTTTGCAATCAAGAAAAATTTCTGTTCAAGAGGGAGATGTAACAGATGGAGAAGATTCAGAGCTTGTTCGTTGTTATGTAGCACTTAAAGATAAAGAAAATGCTAGAAAATATTTAGAATCTGCTAAGGAAGGGGTAAAAAATATTCCAGAAGAACATGTAAATGAATTTAAAAACACTTTAAAAGAATTAGAAGATTCAATAGCAAAAATATAA
- the cas5b gene encoding type I-B CRISPR-associated protein Cas5b has translation MKALKFTLSGNSAFFKDNVINTVYLTYGNIHRVALLGMLGAILGYGGYSKQNDMLKKKNKKMPDYPEFYEKLKDIKISIVSNGKNGYFNKKLQTFNNSVGYASKEEGGNLIVKQFWLENPSWDIYILLDCDEAKKIADYIQNRKAIYLPYLGSNDHLANIMDVEIIDIEEKMSSEDETIEILSMIKDSDISEKKKNVFSMDKNSTRDDIYKYSEYLPVALSKELNQYEKEKMTITNMSVVLKKSYYKVEDKNIVFY, from the coding sequence ATGAAAGCACTGAAATTTACTTTAAGTGGTAATAGTGCCTTTTTTAAAGATAATGTAATCAACACTGTTTATTTAACTTATGGAAATATACATAGAGTAGCTTTATTAGGAATGCTTGGAGCAATTTTAGGCTATGGCGGATATAGTAAACAAAATGATATGTTGAAGAAAAAAAATAAAAAAATGCCTGATTATCCAGAATTTTATGAGAAACTAAAAGATATTAAAATATCAATAGTTTCCAACGGAAAAAATGGTTACTTTAATAAAAAGTTACAAACATTTAATAATAGTGTTGGTTATGCGTCAAAAGAAGAAGGTGGAAATTTAATAGTAAAACAATTCTGGTTAGAAAATCCTTCTTGGGATATTTATATATTGCTAGATTGTGATGAAGCAAAGAAAATAGCAGACTATATACAGAATAGGAAAGCTATTTATCTTCCATATCTTGGAAGCAATGACCATTTAGCAAATATAATGGATGTAGAGATAATAGATATTGAAGAAAAGATGAGTTCAGAAGATGAAACTATTGAAATTCTTTCTATGATAAAAGATAGTGATATATCAGAAAAAAAGAAAAATGTATTTAGTATGGATAAAAATTCAACAAGAGATGATATATATAAATATTCTGAATATTTACCAGTTGCCTTATCAAAAGAATTAAATCAATATGAAAAAGAAAAAATGACAATTACTAATATGTCTGTTGTATTAAAAAAATCATATTATAAAGTGGAAGATAAAAACATTGTTTTCTATTAA
- a CDS encoding FecCD family ABC transporter permease → MKYRINFNLFLFFLLIGIIIFSLFYGAVRVPISDVIKIILNKTGLFNFEISKQSYIPIVFFVRFPRIMVAVIVGGALALCGCTMQSLLKNSIVDSGIIGISSGASLGAVIAVSLGLTAMNIFAMPLFSGVFALIISAIIYKISTLRGRTDNLLLILSGIAIGSFVGAITSAILTSLEETEMKEYIFWAMGSLNGRRWEHFFFGLIPIAILSPILFYYGKELNILLLGEEEAKSLGINIKKIRGKILIIIALLTAISVCISGNITFVGLIVPHILRKLIGSDNRKLLKSSFLAGACFLTFSDLVSRIVLAPKEISVGIVTALIGAPYFIYLIVKIRREGKTL, encoded by the coding sequence ATGAAATATAGAATTAATTTCAATCTTTTTCTATTTTTTCTTTTAATAGGAATAATAATTTTTTCTCTTTTCTATGGAGCAGTGAGAGTTCCAATTTCTGATGTTATAAAAATAATATTAAATAAAACAGGACTATTTAATTTTGAAATATCTAAACAAAGCTATATTCCGATAGTGTTTTTTGTTAGATTTCCAAGAATAATGGTTGCTGTTATAGTTGGAGGGGCTTTAGCATTGTGTGGCTGTACAATGCAAAGCCTTTTAAAAAATTCAATAGTTGACAGTGGAATTATTGGTATATCAAGTGGAGCAAGTTTAGGTGCAGTTATAGCAGTTTCATTAGGTTTGACTGCAATGAATATTTTTGCAATGCCTTTATTTTCAGGAGTTTTTGCTTTAATAATATCAGCTATTATATATAAGATTTCTACTTTAAGAGGAAGAACAGATAACTTACTTTTAATTTTATCAGGAATAGCCATAGGTAGTTTTGTAGGAGCAATCACCTCTGCCATTTTGACAAGCCTTGAAGAAACAGAAATGAAAGAATATATTTTCTGGGCTATGGGAAGTTTAAATGGTAGAAGATGGGAACATTTTTTCTTTGGTTTAATTCCTATTGCTATTTTATCTCCTATTTTATTTTACTATGGTAAAGAATTAAATATCTTGTTATTAGGAGAAGAAGAAGCAAAATCTTTGGGAATAAATATAAAAAAAATTAGAGGTAAAATTTTAATTATTATAGCTTTATTGACTGCTATATCAGTTTGTATCAGTGGAAATATAACTTTTGTAGGTTTAATAGTTCCACATATTTTAAGAAAATTAATAGGTTCAGATAATAGAAAACTATTAAAGTCCTCATTTTTAGCAGGAGCTTGTTTTTTGACATTTAGTGATTTAGTATCAAGAATTGTCTTAGCACCTAAGGAAATAAGTGTAGGTATAGTAACTGCACTTATAGGAGCACCGTATTTTATATATTTAATAGTTAAAATTAGAAGAGAGGGGAAAACCCTATGA
- a CDS encoding TonB-dependent receptor family protein, with the protein MKKKFLLLALIVLGGISAFAEESPVLDLKQTVVTSDSFGTPVRETAKNMTVISAKEIKEKGAKTIADALRGVSGVVVRQMDGAPPMIDLRGSGAAAQFNTVILLDGIPVSGLAGFNLNTVPVDEIEKIEVLQGAGAVMYGDGAIGGVVNIITKAPTNKAVYGGAGLEVGSWRTIRENVYLGGKIGDKFLLNGSYSGNTSKDYRDRAPQYENKKDKRDSLWLRGKYLLDNGSIAVNYNHSEDKDYYTGSLSKKQFDDNPRQVGSWNGYTYGINDIINAKYNQKINDKIDVFLTSGYYHNKDKFQKNSTSEYFLRPEVKVTYAKDSYVTLGLDYRDGKREFKDDVFVNGISQKAPNDKRKSFAGYIMNKSTFGNLQFTQGYRREKVKYEYSSKVYDPMTWQLKEIKPQSADYANNDSFEFGVNYLYSDTGNVFFNYTRALRTPTIQDAGAWYGPVKTQKNDIFEIGLRDAYKNTSISTSVFYINSKNEIYYDKTNPFSSNNQNFDGKVRRIGAQLSLAHYFDKLTLRERVSYIVPKVTSGTYDGKEFAGVSRWTANVGATYNITKGLTANIDGYYQSNAYAEDDFDNYFSKGNSYVTVDANLSYAFENGIELYTGVSNLFDKKYANAVTSTRSTFGAGPRKVYYPANGRSVYAGIKYTF; encoded by the coding sequence ATGAAGAAGAAATTTTTGTTATTGGCATTAATTGTATTAGGAGGAATAAGTGCTTTTGCAGAAGAAAGTCCTGTTTTAGACCTTAAACAAACAGTTGTAACTTCCGATAGTTTTGGGACACCTGTTCGTGAAACAGCAAAAAACATGACAGTTATCAGTGCAAAAGAAATCAAAGAAAAAGGTGCAAAAACTATTGCTGATGCACTTAGAGGAGTATCAGGGGTTGTTGTTAGACAAATGGATGGAGCTCCTCCTATGATAGATTTAAGAGGTTCAGGTGCAGCAGCACAATTCAACACTGTTATTTTACTAGATGGAATTCCAGTAAGTGGACTTGCAGGATTTAACTTAAATACTGTTCCAGTTGATGAAATTGAAAAAATAGAAGTTCTTCAAGGAGCAGGAGCAGTTATGTATGGAGATGGAGCTATTGGTGGAGTAGTAAATATTATCACAAAAGCACCAACAAATAAAGCTGTCTATGGTGGAGCAGGATTAGAAGTAGGTTCTTGGAGAACTATAAGAGAAAATGTTTATCTTGGTGGAAAAATTGGAGATAAATTTTTATTAAATGGTTCATATTCAGGAAACACAAGTAAAGATTATAGAGATAGAGCTCCTCAATATGAAAATAAAAAAGATAAAAGAGATAGCCTTTGGTTAAGAGGAAAATACTTGTTAGATAATGGAAGTATAGCAGTTAATTATAATCATAGTGAAGATAAAGATTACTATACAGGTTCTTTGAGTAAAAAACAATTTGATGATAACCCAAGACAAGTAGGTTCTTGGAATGGATATACTTATGGTATAAATGATATTATCAATGCAAAATACAATCAAAAAATAAATGATAAAATTGATGTCTTCTTAACAAGTGGATATTATCATAATAAAGATAAATTCCAAAAAAATTCAACTAGTGAATATTTTTTAAGACCAGAAGTAAAAGTAACTTATGCAAAAGATAGTTATGTTACATTAGGACTTGATTATAGAGATGGAAAAAGAGAATTTAAAGATGATGTCTTTGTAAATGGTATAAGCCAAAAAGCACCTAATGATAAAAGAAAATCTTTTGCTGGTTATATTATGAATAAATCAACTTTTGGTAACTTACAATTTACACAAGGATATCGTAGAGAAAAAGTAAAATATGAATATAGTTCAAAAGTTTATGATCCTATGACTTGGCAATTAAAAGAAATAAAGCCACAATCAGCAGATTATGCAAATAATGATAGTTTTGAATTTGGAGTAAATTACTTATATTCTGATACAGGAAATGTTTTCTTTAACTATACAAGAGCTTTAAGAACTCCAACAATACAAGATGCAGGAGCTTGGTATGGACCAGTTAAAACTCAAAAGAATGATATTTTTGAAATAGGATTAAGAGATGCATATAAAAATACATCAATATCAACATCTGTATTCTATATAAACTCTAAAAATGAAATTTATTATGATAAAACAAACCCATTTAGTTCTAACAATCAAAACTTTGATGGAAAAGTTAGAAGAATTGGAGCACAATTATCATTGGCACACTATTTTGATAAATTGACATTGAGAGAAAGAGTTTCATATATAGTACCAAAGGTAACAAGTGGAACTTATGATGGAAAAGAATTTGCAGGAGTTTCAAGATGGACAGCAAATGTAGGAGCAACTTATAATATTACAAAAGGGCTTACTGCAAATATAGATGGATACTATCAAAGCAATGCCTATGCAGAAGATGATTTTGATAATTATTTCTCAAAAGGAAATAGCTATGTAACAGTTGATGCAAATCTATCTTATGCTTTTGAAAATGGAATAGAACTTTATACAGGTGTTAGTAACTTATTTGATAAAAAATATGCAAATGCAGTAACTTCAACTAGAAGTACTTTTGGAGCAGGACCAAGAAAGGTTTACTATCCAGCTAATGGAAGAAGTGTGTATGCAGGAATTAAATATACATTCTAA
- a CDS encoding CRISPR-associated protein, with amino-acid sequence MEVYEMKLKVKLKKDIFLKDVSTYITRFMDMSLSANPTMYSYHASKIYKGYTFDGLFPIEEDKIYKKDKIYSFRVRTISQKIANYFLDTLMFFENKDIQGLTLNIRVVEKKLIEKLYTITPILMKTDEGYWRYSMTFEEFEKRLKINCLKKYLYFTQKSDDITVDSELLKKLGEAKSDDLDLFSNIKFINRMPVPIIYKGRKLVGDKVELQVANNEKAQDIAYMLLGTGLLENCARGCGFLNFKNYE; translated from the coding sequence ATGGAAGTTTACGAAATGAAATTAAAAGTAAAACTTAAAAAAGATATTTTTCTAAAAGATGTTTCCACATATATCACAAGATTTATGGATATGAGTCTATCAGCTAATCCAACAATGTACAGTTATCATGCCTCTAAAATCTACAAAGGATATACATTTGACGGACTATTCCCGATAGAAGAAGATAAAATATATAAAAAAGATAAAATATATTCTTTTAGAGTAAGAACAATTAGCCAAAAAATAGCTAATTATTTTTTAGATACTCTTATGTTCTTTGAGAATAAAGATATTCAAGGTCTAACATTAAATATAAGAGTGGTGGAGAAAAAATTAATTGAAAAGTTATACACAATAACTCCTATTTTAATGAAGACTGATGAGGGATATTGGAGATATTCTATGACTTTTGAAGAGTTTGAAAAAAGATTAAAAATAAATTGTTTAAAGAAGTATTTATATTTTACTCAAAAAAGTGATGATATAACTGTTGATAGTGAACTTTTAAAAAAGTTGGGAGAAGCTAAATCAGATGATTTAGATTTGTTCAGTAATATTAAGTTTATTAACAGAATGCCTGTCCCAATTATTTATAAAGGAAGAAAATTAGTTGGAGATAAGGTTGAACTACAAGTTGCCAATAATGAGAAAGCACAAGATATTGCATATATGCTTTTAGGAACAGGGCTTTTAGAAAATTGTGCAAGGGGTTGCGGCTTCTTAAACTTTAAAAATTATGAGTAG
- a CDS encoding ABC transporter ATP-binding protein, protein MKDILEVKNISYFVGENKILKDISFKCQSGEIIGIIGPNGSGKTTLLKTINGINPISSGDILLNGKSIKEYDEKELARDISFMNQNTNIEFDFPCIDIVVLGRYPYLERFQEYSKKDIELAEKYMKLTNTYKFRDKSILQLSGGERQRVLFAKILTQESQVILLDEPTASLDMRYEEDLLKEVSKEKDNGKIIILVIHNLRTAIKYCSRLILLSEGNIIKDGAVEEVITEENLNNVFGIKTKVYYNEISKSLDFCII, encoded by the coding sequence ATGAAAGATATTTTAGAAGTAAAAAATATATCTTATTTTGTTGGGGAAAATAAGATACTAAAAGATATAAGTTTTAAATGTCAATCAGGAGAAATTATAGGGATAATAGGACCTAATGGTTCTGGAAAAACCACTCTTTTAAAAACTATAAATGGGATAAATCCAATAAGTAGTGGAGATATTTTATTAAATGGTAAAAGTATAAAAGAATATGATGAAAAAGAATTGGCAAGAGATATTTCTTTTATGAACCAAAACACTAATATTGAGTTTGATTTTCCTTGTATTGATATTGTAGTTTTAGGGAGATATCCATATTTAGAAAGATTTCAAGAATATTCTAAAAAAGATATAGAACTTGCAGAAAAATATATGAAACTTACAAATACATATAAATTTAGAGATAAATCTATATTGCAATTATCAGGAGGAGAAAGGCAAAGAGTGTTATTTGCAAAAATTCTCACACAGGAAAGTCAAGTGATACTTTTAGATGAACCTACTGCTAGCCTTGATATGAGATATGAAGAAGATTTATTAAAGGAAGTTTCAAAAGAAAAAGATAATGGTAAAATCATAATATTGGTAATACACAATTTAAGGACAGCTATCAAATATTGTTCAAGGTTAATACTTCTATCTGAGGGAAATATCATAAAAGATGGAGCAGTTGAGGAAGTTATCACAGAAGAAAACTTAAATAATGTCTTTGGAATAAAAACAAAGGTTTATTATAATGAAATTTCTAAATCATTAGATTTTTGTATAATATAG